One genomic segment of Pseudomonadota bacterium includes these proteins:
- the ybgF gene encoding tol-pal system protein YbgF, giving the protein MRQRLLALCAVAAGSYTLIGCAVSPEEDPVYIRMNDLDARVQRIERVVTNQSLIEMAQRIDALQAELRAMRGEVEVLQNQSEGGKTQTRTLYGDLEKRIAALETLGGVAGSNAGSATPVVPPPGGVSAGGGEQASYDAAFNALKGSDYQRAIAGFKNFVSTYPASPLASNAQYWLGEAYYVNREYPNAIGAFQRVIADWPDSRKAPDALVKIGFTQAALGKTAEARDTLENVQKRYPGTEAATLAAERLKRMSNGK; this is encoded by the coding sequence ATGAGACAGCGACTGCTGGCCCTGTGCGCCGTGGCGGCGGGGTCGTATACGCTCATCGGTTGCGCGGTGTCGCCGGAAGAAGATCCGGTGTACATCCGCATGAACGATCTCGACGCGCGCGTGCAGCGCATCGAGCGCGTGGTGACCAACCAGAGCCTGATCGAGATGGCGCAACGCATCGACGCGCTGCAGGCCGAGCTGCGCGCCATGCGCGGTGAAGTCGAGGTGCTGCAGAACCAGAGCGAGGGCGGCAAGACGCAAACGCGCACGTTGTACGGCGACCTCGAGAAACGCATCGCCGCGCTCGAAACACTGGGCGGCGTCGCCGGTTCGAACGCCGGTTCCGCCACGCCGGTGGTGCCGCCTCCGGGTGGTGTCTCCGCGGGCGGCGGCGAGCAGGCGAGTTACGACGCCGCGTTCAACGCGCTGAAAGGTTCCGACTACCAGCGCGCCATCGCAGGGTTCAAGAACTTTGTCAGCACCTATCCGGCGAGCCCGCTCGCCAGCAACGCGCAGTACTGGTTAGGCGAGGCGTACTACGTCAACCGCGAGTACCCGAATGCGATCGGCGCATTCCAGCGCGTGATCGCGGATTGGCCGGATTCGCGCAAGGCGCCGGACGCTCTGGTCAAGATCGGCTTCACCCAGGCCGCGCTCGGCAAGACGGCCGAGGCGCGCGACACGCTCGAAAACGTGCAGAAGCGTTACCCGGGAACCGAAGCCGCGACGCTGGCCGCCGAGCGGCTGAAACGCATGTCGAATGGAAAATGA
- the pal gene encoding peptidoglycan-associated lipoprotein Pal: protein MKNFVSTVFVLATAAFLAGCPAKPVEQPAPPPQSTADTSGVDNSGATTDSTESQGPSGELLSKRIVYFDLDRADIRADSQSVVAAHAAYLSKNPSQKVRLEGHADERGSREYNIGLGERRAQSVRRALLLQGVAEVQLATVSYGEERPAEVGSTEQAYAANRRVEIVYLK, encoded by the coding sequence ATGAAAAATTTCGTCTCGACAGTATTCGTTCTCGCCACGGCCGCGTTTCTCGCCGGTTGCCCGGCCAAGCCGGTCGAACAGCCCGCGCCGCCACCGCAGTCCACCGCCGACACCAGCGGTGTCGACAATTCCGGCGCCACCACGGACAGCACCGAATCGCAGGGCCCCAGCGGTGAGCTGCTGTCGAAGCGCATCGTGTACTTCGATCTCGATCGTGCCGATATCCGCGCGGATTCGCAGTCGGTGGTCGCGGCGCACGCGGCCTATCTGTCGAAGAATCCCAGCCAGAAGGTGCGGCTCGAAGGCCATGCCGACGAGCGTGGCTCGCGTGAGTACAACATCGGCCTCGGTGAGCGACGCGCCCAGTCGGTGCGCCGTGCGCTGTTGCTGCAAGGGGTCGCTGAAGTGCAGCTCGCGACCGTGAGCTACGGCGAGGAGCGTCCGGCCGAGGTGGGCAGCACCGAGCAGGCCTATGCCGCGAACCGCCGCGTCGAAATCGTCTATCTGAAGTGA
- the tolB gene encoding Tol-Pal system beta propeller repeat protein TolB — MKKLATFLALAALGAASPAFAQLKLTITQGVTDPIPIAVVPFARAVPADGGIDVAAIVQRDLESSGRFKGMPRADLLSMPTTSADVDVAAFKQQRNDYVAVGRLTAVGNGDIAIDVELVNVLTGQRVLGQKWTVKAANLRNGAHRVADAIYEKVTGVRGAFATRIAYVSVDGRAPAQRYQLIVADADGEGPRMILQSDRPIMSPAWSTDGDWLAYVSFERRVSAVYVQQVRTGQRRMVSARAGINGSPAWSPDGKKLALTLSGTNGNLDIYLLDLGTQGLTRLTDDPSIDTEAVFTPDGTGLYFTSDRSGNPQVYKLTLGSSERPRRVTFTGAYNARPRISPDGKKLAVLTLDDGAYRIAIQDVASGSLGVLSKGRQDESPSFAPNGDMVILAGRERGQGVLQTISIDGQTSLRLNADAGEVREPVWGPFLP, encoded by the coding sequence CGTGCCGTTCGCGCGCGCGGTGCCCGCCGATGGCGGCATCGATGTCGCAGCCATCGTCCAGCGCGATCTCGAAAGCAGCGGCCGCTTCAAGGGCATGCCGCGCGCGGACCTGTTGTCGATGCCCACCACGTCGGCCGACGTCGACGTCGCGGCCTTCAAGCAGCAGCGCAACGATTACGTCGCGGTCGGCCGCCTCACTGCGGTCGGCAACGGCGACATTGCCATCGACGTGGAGCTGGTCAACGTGCTCACCGGCCAGCGCGTGCTCGGGCAGAAATGGACCGTGAAGGCCGCCAACCTGCGCAACGGCGCGCATCGCGTCGCCGATGCCATCTACGAGAAAGTCACCGGCGTGCGCGGCGCGTTCGCCACGCGCATCGCGTACGTATCGGTCGACGGGCGCGCGCCGGCGCAGCGTTACCAGCTGATCGTCGCGGATGCGGACGGCGAAGGCCCGCGCATGATCCTGCAGTCGGACCGGCCCATCATGTCGCCGGCCTGGTCCACGGACGGCGACTGGCTCGCATACGTGTCGTTCGAACGGCGCGTGTCCGCCGTGTACGTGCAGCAGGTACGCACCGGCCAGCGGCGCATGGTATCGGCGCGCGCCGGCATCAACGGCTCACCGGCGTGGTCGCCCGACGGCAAGAAGCTGGCGCTCACCTTGTCCGGCACCAACGGCAACCTCGATATCTATCTACTCGATCTCGGCACGCAGGGGTTGACGCGGCTGACCGACGATCCGTCCATCGACACCGAAGCGGTGTTCACGCCGGACGGCACCGGACTTTATTTCACCTCCGACCGCTCGGGCAATCCGCAGGTCTACAAGCTGACGCTCGGCAGCAGCGAGCGGCCACGCCGCGTCACCTTCACGGGCGCGTACAATGCGCGGCCGCGCATCTCGCCCGACGGCAAGAAGCTGGCCGTGCTGACGCTCGATGACGGTGCCTATCGCATCGCCATCCAGGACGTGGCCAGCGGTTCGCTCGGCGTGTTGTCGAAGGGCCGCCAGGATGAGTCACCGAGCTTCGCCCCCAACGGCGACATGGTGATCCTCGCCGGCCGCGAACGCGGGCAGGGCGTGCTGCAAACGATTTCGATCGATGGTCAAACCTCGCTGCGGCTCAATGCCGACGCGGGTGAAGTACGTGAACCGGTGTGGGGGCCGTTTCTTCCGTGA